The sequence below is a genomic window from Lolium perenne isolate Kyuss_39 chromosome 7, Kyuss_2.0, whole genome shotgun sequence.
cggacaaaaataggctttgggggacgcggctagaacggttttttggtccggcgcgctccaaatccctgtgggggacgctttggggatgcggctggagatgctctaagcattCCTTTTAGTGGGAGTCCATTTGGCTGGGCTTGTGTATGAGGAAAGACAGAGTTTAACTGTTGCCCATTCGAAGCAAAAGCTCGCGCTACAAAGGATCGTACGGATGTCGGATAGTTATTGCCGTGTGTATAGCAGCACTCAaagtgaacggagggagtactagacAGTGTTATAGCTGGCTATACACAtatgaaaaaaaaaattgaatagGTGATGACTGATGAGGGCAACCATTAATGTTGCCAAGCTATAATAGCTTAATTGGTAGTAAGATACAAATGGTGGCCTTTTCTATATACCCAGCTTACGGACCAACCGCTCGCCATCTTCTCATATATCGAGCTTTCATTTTTCGATCGTTAATTTTCTCTGCTGTCAAAGAGGCACAAGGATACGACGATTGTGCATCTGACTCTAGAAGTGTTGCCGCTGGGAGAGGTGCCTCCAATACGATTGCAACAAGTGACAGCGCCTTCAATAGATATTATGTGATGTTGCTACATATCCTATTGGAAACGCGGCTAGAGATTTTTATGGTTTGTGAGATGCATGCTAATGTTCTTGCATGCAACCaaacattttttttttttacccACAAGATTGGTTCGGCGGGGTGTGGCCAACCAAACACGCTCATAGGCACCTAAAACAGAGATGGTGCACAGTCGCCAAATGAGGAGGCGCCCAGCTAAGTTAAGGACGAGCGAGTGAACCACAACTAGCATGTTGCACCGGCAGCCTCGTAGGTGGGGTAGGGTCCTTCCAAAAGAGAAGAGGAAGTACTACACATTGCAAGTCCTAATGGAGGTCGTGTGTACATATGTTACTAGACAGTCTTGCATGCACCATCCAACCTTTTGGCTTTTGCAGCTGAGTCGTGTACATCTCTGGAACAATGTGAACATGTGGAGGCAAATATTCATGTGACCATGCTGCAACTGGTAAAATACAAATGGTAgcaggggagagttgataatggcaCGGCACAGATTTGGCGTACAAACAAAGCTAATCAACGTCTCGCCAGCCATCCATGCATCAAAGACATCCGCTCAGATTTCCAGCTGGTTTATGTACTTTCATTCTGTCAAAGAGGCAAAAATGTAACATAAATAGGATCAATTTACTGATGCATTGAACATATGCATGTTCATATTCTGCTGCATGCACTCCCCTGTCTCGCACGCCTCGATATGCTTTAACATATAGCATACATCGATTgatcttgattcctccaaccctaTATGAATTTAAAGCGGACTCATCGAATAGCTCATAGCATCTACTTAAAAATAAGATCTTAGACTATTTGGATTTGGTAAACCTGCTAAATATATGAGGTGTAAATTCCATATAATCAACCCACGAAGATTGAGCAATTTTGGTTGGACTCAATGAATAGTTCGGGATAAGAACTAAATTAGTTCTCAGTCCAGCTCTACACCATCATATTTGCATCGTGAACCGTGCAGTTGAGTTGCAAATTGGTTGCAAGCAGGGTTGTAACTGAAAATTTTCGGTTGCAAGTGAGGTTGTAACTAGAAAAATATCTCAAGACCGTTAGATTTGCTTTTTGATTTGTGCTAATCATGAGTTGCAACATGGATTGAAATTTAATTCGACAATGTCATCTGACCGAGAACTAAGTTATATTTTGACAATCAATATCATATATATTTCGCCACGGGGAATTCTAGGGTGCACACTGGATCCCCTCCTGGCAGGGGAAAACGCGTGTTGCCATTTGGTTGCGCGTGCGGGGGGTTGATGGTTCCGCTGCTGCCCAATCGGCAACTGTCCCAAGGAAAGTGTACAAACAAAGCGTTGTGATTCCATAGTTCTTCACAGAAAACcgtgttttttttttgacaaaatcAGAGTAAAtatcaattctacaaatttaaacgTAGATTTAAAAATTAGAAATAATCCGAACAAAGATCATTGATGAATGCACACATatcttgtactccctccgtccagaaTTAACTTACGCGACCAGAATACAACAAagttttttgaagaaaaaaaaactaCGTAACACATTTAGAACCTTTCAAATTAGAATTGCAAATTTGAAAATCAAACTCAAATCTTCTTGTCTCTGTctccgtcgtcgccgccgtccgCCGCTCACCCGCAATCCGATGCCGCTtagctcgtcggaggaggagcgATCACGATCCATGCTCGCCAGCCGCCATCTTCTTGTGCTTCGTATCAAGAACTTGAATGTTGTCTTCACGGCCATTTCAGCATTCAGAACTAGTAAAACATAAGTCGAAGAGGTTTTTAGCGTTGGTTTAATTGCAACACCAAGCAACCTAAGCAGCAACCTAAACAGAAATACAACATGTGCTACATTTGTGCTTGTATGGACAAATTCATTTGTGTGCTTATTAATGAAATAAACCAATGAATTGAGAATGACTAAATTCAGTTTCAATGAATTGAGTGTACTGACAGTACACATGTCAGAGCAGCCCAACTGACTTTGAAACAAGTAAATATTATAGACTAATTAAAGTATTAGGGTATATGCACCTTGCATTTTCTGTAAACCCATGGTTGCATCAGCTCAGTACAAATGGATACCTATACTGGAATCTTGATCTGCATAACAAAACTGTGACCAACTACTAAATTTACCAGGCAGCAAGTGGGCACCCCCAGCTCAAAAATCCACTCGGCTCAAGTAGTATTGTACTACAAAAGTAATTCACCAGTAAATGGATACCATTTGTTCGAAAGATATTAATTCAGCCAGAAAATAAAGGGTTGCATGCTCTGCCATGTAACAAAATGCAAAATCCAGATGCAGAACTGTGGCATAGTACCTGCCGACCTACTATTGACATGAAACACATCCAACTCAACCAGAGTGAAACCAGAGTTCAAAGTTGATACGAAGTCCATATTATTATCATCCGAATTCTTCCTCCAACCAACTGCACTCAATGTCATCTCTTAGAAATCATTCTAGCACACTAAAACAAAGGTTGCTTCAGTAAGCAGGCATTATAGCGATCTTATCCATATGCACAGATTCATACTTCTATGGATGTTTCCCAAAGAAATGTAGGCACGGTTACCATTTTCAAACAGATGATGAGATAGACAGATAAAGCACAATACAACAAGAATACACTCTAAGCTCTTGCCAAATAAATCTCAACTCGGAAATCACTACACCAAAGGGAGGGATTCAACAGATCTGCTATGAACATGAATAAAACTGAAGGGTAAAAGAAGAGACGGAATGGCATCGGTCGGGGGCGGGGGAGCATAGAGAACTAAGTTATATTTTGACAATCAATATCATATATATTTAAAGTAGAAAATAATACCTGGCAGAGATACACAAGCTGTCACCAATGATTACAAAATAGATTTTAAAAGAAACAAGCAAATCTTTCAAGTTTTCAAACTATTTCTTTATTCATAACataatcttgtacttttctgaaggcagccTAACATACATACCAAAGCATAAAGGTTATTTCATAATTTTACTTTGAGCCGCAATGTCAAGACTACGTGCACGCGCTCAACAATTAAATTTTTCAATCAACATCGGCAAAATTACATCTTGGTTGACGTCGCTGGAATCCAAGGGTAGGAATCAACATTGTCCAAGACatagtagctcagaaaaatattatGAGCATAATCCTCATTGCGACAATCATGAGAAAAGATCCAAAATTGATATAGAAAACCAAGATCTAAAGACCTATAGCTAGAAAATTGTGATATTCCAACACCACTATTGACTCCAGGAAGGAGATCTCGTGGTCGAACGAAGAGTCGAAGATCACTTACTGAAGATGATGCCATCTTTATTGAGGTGGATGCCAAAACGACGATAACTACAAAATATCTAGAAAAAACTAATTTTATTAAAAACTTCATACATAGACCGGGTTGCCCACCCCTGCCAACGTTGGCAAGGCCTACCGGAGGAGGGGAACCAACCTACGGAGGTGGTGCTATGGTTTGGAGGTGGCCTGTGGAGGGAGAATTAGTCACACCCTTGTTAATTTTATGTATGTCGTGGAATAAAGAGAGAGAAAAATGAcggggaattattaggatatactCATATATAAGTTGCCAATTTTCTTTTACCAGTTATTCTTTTTGTAGTTGAGGTGTTAACTCACATTCGCCTGATTGGACCTACATGTCAGTAACATAAACCCAAAGGCAAACTGAAGAACGACTAAAATGGAAACAAATAAATTGGTGCTGGTCTTACATGGAAACATCAAATTACCATAAAGCTGTAAAGATTTCAGGATCTCACACACGGTTTCTTTCATCACTCTGGGTCGACCTCGTCACTAGGATATAAACCCTTCTTCCACCCTAAACCAAATACCCAAACACAAGACAACCCCTTCCCTTCCGGTGAGGGCAATGCCGTTCGCCGGAATGACCGTCCCCAGttccatcctcctcctcctcctccttctcggaGCGTCTCCGCCGTGCCACGTCGACGGAGCGCCTGCCCACAGCATCACGGCCATCCTCGCCGGCATCCCGGATTTCACCGACTTCAGCGCCGCCCTGGTCGCCGCGAACCTCACGGGCAACATCGACGAACGCCAGACCATCACCGTCCTGGCCGTCGACAACGCGGCAATGGGGCGGCTGAGAGCGCGGCAACTCAAGCCGGACAACGTCCGGTACGTGCTCTCCCTCCACGTCCTCCTCGACTACTTCGGCGACGCCAAGCTCAAGGCCCTCAACGGCACGCCGCCCACGCAAGAAGCCAGCCTCTTCCAGGCCTCCGGCGCTGCGCCGGGCGCAGCCGGCATAGTGAACATCGCGCCGGTTGCTGCAGCCGGGGACGTGCGCCGCGGGGTGGCCTTCTCCGCGGCGGACGCGGGTGGTCGCGTCGTGTTCTACGAGAAGTCGGTCAAGGAGTCGCCCTACGACATCGCCGTCCTACAGGTGAGCGGCGCCATGGAGTCCCCGGCGGCGGAGGGGAAGGCGCCCGCGTCGTCGCCGACGCCTTCGCCTTCGCCCGCGCCGGTGGCGGCGCCGGTCGTAGCTCCGTCCCCAAAAAATCAGACCGCTCCACCGCCAAAGCCGGCCGTAGCTCCATCACCAAAGAATCAAACCGCGCCACCGCCAAAGCCGACAGGAGCTCCGTCGTCGCCAAAGAACCAAACCGCCCCGCCGCCAAAGACGGCCGGCGAGCCCACGGATCCTCCAACAACGCCGGCGGGTGCGCCAGAAGACGACGACCAGCCTCCTGCGGATGAGAACGACGGGCACAAGAATGACGCCGGCGGGACGGCGGCTCCGTGGAGCGTCGGCGCGGTGCTGGTGGCGGCCATGCCGGCGGTTGTGTTCCTGCTGTGGTGAGCATTTAATTGTTCTTGGAAGGAAGTAGTGCCGCTGTTAGCGCTGGCGCTTGCCCAGATGGAAACAGACAAACATTGGTTGATGTCCCTGATTTGGGCGGAATAATATGATGATTTGCCTTTTTCTAATCACGCCTTCATGCATGGCTGTGTTTTAGTTGCTACTAGTAATTATTTCCTGCCATGAATGCATTGACAAATCTCTTAGCCTCATCATGAATTGAGTTCTTTTTAGCAAGATTTGAGAAATTTTGTAGCTGGCAAATTTCACTTCTTCTAAGACAGGTGCTCTGTCACGTTCGAGCGGCCGATCGCATGTGGTTCATATATCACGCGCCGCGATTATCTGTTTCGGCTTTGTTATTTACCAGTTTAAATTCGCCTCCTCTCCCCCGCTCATCAGTGTCACCTCCTTCTCTCCGCGCGAGACATCGAACCACAGTCTCCTTCATCCCATGGGGGTAGCCTCCTACCATCGATGATAACAAGCGCCGGAGGTGTACCTCGCTCTGGAGGCCCTGTGCAAGTTATTAATTAAAGAGTTGATGGACGGGAAACCTATGCAAACCGCCATGTTTTCACATGTTATAGACATCTTTGAACCACCATCATCATCCCAACATTTAGCCTCATCTAGATTTTGAAGCAGCACTTTTATGCTGGGAGCTCGTATTTTTTTAACACACATGTATAGCAAGAGGTGGTGTTGAGAATCTTTAGTTGGGCCTCCTTTATTTGATAAAGAGGGCTTTATTACTTATAAGATTTTAGCATTATATCCGGCTTCAACATTCCTAGACCAAATACAAAagctatttttttaaaaaaaacactCATTCAAAAGTTGATCGATGGGAAACCTATACAAACCGTCATGTTTTCACATGTTGCATACATCTTTGAACCGCCTGTACGTAATGTCTGCCTCGTCCCAACATTTATTTTTTAGATACCAGGCAACACTGCCCGACTTTAACTTAATAAAGCCACACGGTAACAAGGTTATGATTACACACTGCTGGGCTTTACAGCTTGGCCACCATGAAGTTCAGGAAAACAGATAAAGATAGAGCTAACAAGCCACTAGATCCAGCAAAGATAGCCTGGAGACAAGCACGCCTGGGTAGATTCTCGCACTCCCGGACCCTTCCCGAGCCACGGCCTAGTTCTTCAAACCACCGGCGGCTTGAGCTGCACGTACAGCTCCCTTAGCTCGCGTGCCATCCAGCTTAGCCCCTCCTTTTCTCTTGCCTTGGCCTTTAGGCTCCACAGCTGCAAAAAAATGATAGTTTTGTAAAGAATGTCAGCTGGGTTAGAGATAAGTTTCTTTTCAATCGCAAGCTTGTTGCGCACATTCCATAAAGCCCAAGACTGAGCCAAGAACAACACCCACAGCAACCTCCTAGGATAACCCGAAAAACCCGAGAGGATAGCATGAAACTGAGCAAAATTGGCCGGGCACCAATTGCACCCAAGCAACTGACGCAAGGCCGACCAGGAGAACGAAGCCAGAGAGCAAGCAAAGAAAATGTGACTCGTGTCTTCCGGCGCACCACAGAGCGCACAGAGGCCATTGGACGGGCCATGTCTGGTCAGGATCTGTTGGCCCGTCGGCAGCTTATCGAGCGCCAGCTGCCACGAGAAGATCTTAATCTTGAGAGGGAGCTTGGCTTCCCACATGTCTTTAGCATGGGCAACCGTCGTGCCCCGGGATAGCTGGGCGTACATGGATTTGACTGTATAGGAACCAGAAGGGTCAAGGTGCCAGGTCACTTGGTCATGGTCTGTACTAAGATACACCGAAGCTAGCAACCCCTGCAGCTCCCCCCAAAGGCGCAAACCTTCCTGGTCCAGGGATCTCCGGAAGCGGATATGAAGCTCGTCGTGGTGAAGGGCGTCTGCAACCGAGATGTCAGGGTTATCGCAGATGGCAAAGAGCAGAGGGAATGTATCCATGATGGGGCCCCTCCCGATCCACCAATCCTTCCAGAAATTGGTGCGGATGCCATTCCCAACCGCATGTTTTGCACCAACTTTAAAGAGATGTTTGATTTTATGCAGACTTTTCCAGAAGGGTGAACCGCCGCGGCCTGAGCCCGAGAACAAGTCAGAGGCGTCAACGTATTTGGCACGGATGATTCGAGCCCAGATCGTGTCAACTTCCTGATATAACCTCCAGATCCACTTAAGGAGAAGAGCAAGATTCATTTTCTTGGTGTTAAGCAGGCCTAGACCCCCAACCTCCTTGGGGCGGCAGACCGCCGGCCAGTTCACCAGATGATATTTCCTCTTCGGGCCAGCTCCTTCCCAAAAGAACTTGGACCGATGCGAGTCAAACCTGGCATGGATCCCATCATGCAGAAGAAACAATCCCATCGCAAAGATTGGCAGATTGTCAAGACAGGAGTTGGAGAGGATGAGCCTCCCCCCAGAGGACAGCAGCTTACCCACCCAGGGCTCAATCTTCCCAGCGAGCTTCCTAACCAAGAACAGCCATTGCTCAAGCGTAAGTTTCCTGTCTGAGATTGGCATTCCTAAATAGATAAACGGGAAGCTGCCGAGTTTGCAGTTCAGCTTGTTGGCAATGCTGTGCCTCTCGCTGGTACGCTGTCCCATGACGAACACTTCACTTTTGTGATAGTTTATTTTGAGCCCGGACATATCTTCGAAGCACATCAGGAGAAACTTAAGATTCGCAATATCCTCGTCCGAACCTTGGATGAGGATAAGCGTGTCGTCGGCATATTGCAGGTGGGTGACACCTCCTGGCAGCAAGTGAGAAACTAACCCGTGAATGTGGCCTGCCGACGCCGCGGCAGATAGAATTCCAGAGAGCGCTTCTCCGATAAAATTGAAGAGTAAAGGGGAAAGGGGATCTGCCTGGCGAACCCCTCTCCTATTCCTAAAAAACGGACCCACCTCACCGCTAATGGAGATCGCAGTTTGCCCCCCGGAGACAAGCTGCAAAATCCTGTGGATGTAACCTGCGTCAAAGCCTTTGCAGCGGAGAActtcccccaggaagtcccagtttACCCTGTCGTACGCTTTTTCAAAGTCTAGCTTGAGCAGCACCCCGCTGTGCTTCCTCTTCCGGATGTCGTGAATGATTTCCAAGAGAGCGAGAGGGCCATCGAGGATATTTCTTCCCTTAATGAAGGCAGTTTGGTTCGGGGAAATGATTCTGTGGGCGATAGGATCAAGCTTGGAGGCGTACGCCTTGGAGATAATCTTGAAGATAACATTGATCAGGGCAATCGGTCGGTACTGAGAGATTTGTTCCGCCCCCGGAACTTTCGGGATGAGCGACAGAATGCCAAAGTTCAGCCTGGAAATGTCAATGCGCCCCAGCACAAAGTCATTGAGGATGTGCAGGATGCCATGTTTGGTCTGATGCCAGAAGCGCTTGAAGAAAGCCACAGGGAAGCCATCCGGGCCCGGAGCGGTGTCGGTTTTCATCTCTTTGACAATGACTTCGAGTTCCGATTCAGAGAAGGTACGCACCAGTTCCCTATTTTCCCTTTCTGAAACACACGTTTCCTCACCCCAGGAGGAAGGCGCCAGTCCACAAACCCTTGGAGCTGAGGAACCAAGGAGGTCCCTATAGAACTCGTAAACGTGTTTTTGGATCAGCTTAGGTTCCGAAATGATCTCACCGTCAGCGCGCAGCCTAGCAATATTACATTTCCTTCTTCTCCCATTGGCTACCGTATGGAAGTAGGCCGTGTTCGCATCCCCCTGCAACGCCCACCTCACTCTGCCGCGCTGACGCCAATGTTCCTCCTCCATTCTATAGATATGCAGCAGCTGCTCCTCCAGGTGGTATCTCGAGGCCCAGGCGTCCTCGTCAAGGCCTGTGGCGTCGGCCAGCACATCGAGTTCGGCGATCCTGGTCAGCAGTGCGGCTTTCTCAGCCTTAGAGTCCCTACGAAGGTTCTGACTCCAACCCCTAAGCAACTGCCTGAGGCCAGAGGACATGAAGTTCCACCAATCAATGATGTCGCGGCCGCCCACCTTGGTCAACAATCTCTCCCAGGCTTGTTGGAACAAGGGGATAAACTCCTGGCGCTCGAACCAGCTTGTTTCGAAGAAAAATCTGTTGGAGCGCACTGGGAAACCCTCTCCAGTGTCGAAGACAAGCGGCGTATGGTCGGATCCCAGGCTGGTCTCAGCACTCAGGGAACACAAAGGAAAAATCGCTTCGAACGGGGCAGAGACAAACACGCGATCTAGAGCAGAACGGACCGGATTGAGTTGATGGTTAGACCAAGTAAACCGAGCTCCCGTGCGCGGGATCTCCCTCAGAGCCCAGGACGCAATGGAGTTATTGAACAGGTCAATCAGTGGCCAGTTGAGATTGTCATTACTTTTATCCTCAGCAGCTCTAATCAGATTGAAGTCCCCTCCCATGAGGATGGGCAGGGTGCACGAAGTGATCTTGCCCGAAATCTCGTCCAGGAACCCCTGGAACGAGCGTGGTCAGCCGGCCCGTAGATCCCAATCACCTCCAGCTTCTTGTTAGATACCCGATGAAGGACCGAAAAACTAAGGAAGAATTGCCCCTTGTCCATTCTTCCCACTTCGAACAGGCTGTCCCTGACTCCCAGTAGCATGCCCCCCGAGTGGCCGTTAGCTGGAAGCCAAGTCCAGAAGAATTTCTCGCCCACCTCAAGGCTTGAAAGCTCGGCGTCCGTGAAGTCCTGTTTGATGGTTTCTTGCAGGAGAACTAAGTCAATACGATGCAACCTGAGGTATTCCTTAAGCAGGGTTCGCCTCCCCGGACGGCCGAACCCTCGAATGTTCCAGAACAGTGCTCTCATTGGGACACTCTACTCAAAGCCCGTGCTTGGCGGGTGACAGGTCTGTGACCCACTGGCGTTGGCCTGCGAGCAGCTCGACGCTTAGAGACAGTAGACTTCTTGGCTTTGCCCGAGCCCGACAGAGGTTCCCCCACTGAACCCTTAGGATAAGGCATGCCGGCGTCCGAGGGTGGCTCCCCCTTGGAGCCAGCCTCTGGACCACCGCACAAAGCATCTGGTTGCGGCTCGGCTTGCGCGGCCTCCCCCTTGGACTTAGCCTCTTCTTCTTCAAGTCTTCGCCTTGCAGCCAGGAGCTCCGCTTGCGCGCGTTCACGCGCCTGGAGAAGAGCCACCGCTTGCGCCGGTGACCCTTCCGTGGATTTGAACAGAATACAGCTATCCTTGGCCACCTTGAGCAGATGGGCCAACGAGGAATCTTGAAAAGCAACAAAGTCAGCTGGGGAGGGGAAAGTACCTGGGGCGGGGGTTGACGATGAGGGGGTAGCCGTGTCGATGGCGCTCTTGGTGAGGTTGTTCTTGTCCGCCGTGGCGCGAATGGCCCGCTCCAGGACCGGTCCCTCAGAAGCACCTTTGGAACGCGCACTTTTGCGCACCGCCTCCGCCGGGGAAGCCTTGGAACGGGGGGCACGAGCCACCGGCGCCCCGAGAGCCGGAATGGGAGCGTCCAGGAGGAGAAGCTGCCCCTCCGCAGGGTTGGCGTCGCTGATGGCCGGGGCCTGGTGGAGGGCCAAGACCTGGGGAGGAGAGGAAATCTCAGCAGCAGCCGCCTCCAACATGAGCTTCCGTGAAGGGCGGTCGTGGTTCAGTTTGCTCCTCTGTTCGCTGTTGCGCAAGTATTCCTGGTCCGAGGCACCCTGCGACGGACTGGACCACCCCACCTCCTCACGCTCCTCCAAGGACAGGTTCAAAGCTTTGCCAGGGGTAGGCGAGACGCGGCCAACCGGGGTAGGGTCTTCAGAGAGTTCCTCACAGATGGAATCGATGCTGAGGTCGCCGGCAGGAGGGGAACCCACTGCGGAGGTTGGCGGGAGAGCAGACTTGATGATTTGTGCCACCAGCGGGAAAATGTTGCCTGTGGGGGTCAAGTTGGACCCGTACTGACTGCGGGCCGAGGCTGGGATCTGGAGGTTGGGATCCGAGGCGTTGAGCGGTAGGCAGGCCGACGGCGAGGCAGGGGAGGAACCCAAAGGCACAGACTTACGGGGGCCCCCGCCCCCACCTGGGGCAGACGCCGAGCCGCGGGTATCCTTGTGTACGTGTTTACCCCTGCGCCCGTCCCAGCGTTCCTCGTCGGTCTCCTCCAAGTCCTCATCCTTGTCTTCAGTTCCATCTCCAGGGGGAAATTTCGGCAAGTCATGTGGCGGAGAGTCTTGCACTGCTTGGTCTTCTCGAATGACTTGTATGCGATAACCTTGCATGTTGACGAAGAGGGTAATGTGGTCGGGCAGCAGCTCCCCTTTGCGGCAGCCGAAGGACATGCGGACCGGCGCATCTGGGTGCGCCAGCGAGGCCACGTCCACCCCGATAGGGCGTCCCACCTCACGCGTAGCGAGGAGGAGGCGGTCGGCATGGCGGAATGGAGGAGGCACGCCCAGTAGCTTGACCCATACTTCCTCCAGGGACTCAGCAGCGAGAGGATCGCCGAGCGGCACCGTGACAATGGCCTTAAGCTTTGTACAAGGCAAGGTAAGGCCGCCCCCACGGATAGCGATACGCAAGCTCTCCTTCGACGGGAACACCACAGCAAAGTCCGTAGGGCCAAGCTGGCGAACCTGCCAGTCCCAATTCTCATCCACCAGGTCCTTAAACTCATCCTCCACCTGTTCCACGGAAAGCTGCCCTCCCCCAAGGATCACTGTCGCTGAGTTGGAGATAGGCTTCTGGAGCTCTTCATCTGGCACTTCAAGGCAGCAAAAGCCTGGGCGACCACCACTGTAGCCGGCCCAGAAGGGGGCCAGCGCCTTAGAGACCGCAGCGCACATGGCGGAGAGATGGCCCACCTTCTTGCAGTTGACACAGAACGCTTCATCGACGCAGGCGGCCTGAACGTGTCCTTGCTTGCCACAATTGTAACAAGTGATGTGAGCCGCGTCTTGGTTGGGCGCCCCAGACCCCCCCGGGCCAGAGGCCTGCCCCGAGAGAGGAGCCTCCCCAGGCGTCCCTTGCGGCTGCCGCGGCTGCCTTCTGCCCGCGTTACGTCCAGAGTCGCGCCcacgaggtggcggcggcggaggaggaggtgcACGCGACTCCTGTCGTGGCCGTTCCCCCTCGGAACGCCAGGACGAGGAACTCGCACGCTCCGCCTCGCGGTCGCGCAGACGCTGTTGACGGCGATGTTCTTCCTGCTCCCTGTCCAGGCGTTGGCGTAGATCTTGATCGCGGGAGCGGGAGTAGCCCTTGTTGAACTCCTCAAAGGGGTGCTTGCCATGCGAGTTCCTATCCCTCTCCATGGCCACGAGAAGAGGAACACGAGCGCCGGAGACGGGATCGAGGTGGGAGGACAAGATCTTGGCGGCGGCGCGGTTGCGACGAACGTCAGAAGAGGAAGCGGGGAAACCAAGTGACGGATCTAGGGTAAGAGGAGGAAGCCAAATCCACTTAAGTACCGGCGGCTGAGGGGTAAAACCGTCCCACCTGGGAACCCTAGAGCCTCCCAACCGGTCATCCTCCGAAGGGGCGACGTGGCGCGCATCCAACGGGTCCGACCCAGGGGCACCCAGTGGAAAAGGTCCCAACGCACCCAGGACCGGGCCGGACCCAACGGCCGCACCCCGAACAGGCCGCAACTGGGCCGCGTTGGCCCCAGCCACGGAATGGGCCAGCCCAGCAGGCCCCGCAGCACCCAGCGTCAGCTCCGCGGAAGCTGAggcaaaccctagcggcggcggcgtccctcTCGCCTCCGGCCGCCCTGGGGCCTGCGGCAGCTCCAGCACCAGCGCGCCGATGCGGATCTGGCCATCCCCGGAGGACCTCAGATCAGCAACGGCGAAGTCCCTTCCCCGGGGTGCCTGACCAGGCAGCGGCGGGAAGTGAGACGGAGACTCCAGCGGCGGGGGCGGCGCCGGCGAGAGGCTCCTCTCCCGCGAGGAGCCACGGGCGGGCCCCAGCGTCGCGCCAACCACCAGATCTTGCCGGAACCTCCCGCGGTTCGCCGGCGAGTGGGGCAGCGGCCACGACGCCAAAACCTCAAGATCCCCGGACTCGACCTCCGAGAACTCCGAGATCGCTACCTCCGAGCCCTCGGCCTCGGCGACGACGGTGGCGAGGGGGGAGAAACGGTTCCCCTTGCGCGTCGGGGAAGCACGCATCACCCGACGACCCCCAGGGCGGCGggcagcgcggcggcggcggcgctccgggagggcGAGCTCCCAGTCGCCCCCGGAGTCGCCAGAGCAGAAGCGTTGAGTCAGACACATCAGTCGTCCCAACATTTATCCTCATCTAGATTTCGAAAGAACACTTTTATGCAGCGAGCTTGTATTTTTTGAACACACATGTATTGATGTATAGAAGAGGTCGTGGTGTAAAATTTTAGTTGGACCAGCTTTTTTCGATAAAGCACACGTTATTACTTAAAAG
It includes:
- the LOC127317231 gene encoding fasciclin-like arabinogalactan protein 1 gives rise to the protein MPFAGMTVPSSILLLLLLLGASPPCHVDGAPAHSITAILAGIPDFTDFSAALVAANLTGNIDERQTITVLAVDNAAMGRLRARQLKPDNVRYVLSLHVLLDYFGDAKLKALNGTPPTQEASLFQASGAAPGAAGIVNIAPVAAAGDVRRGVAFSAADAGGRVVFYEKSVKESPYDIAVLQVSGAMESPAAEGKAPASSPTPSPSPAPVAAPVVAPSPKNQTAPPPKPAVAPSPKNQTAPPPKPTGAPSSPKNQTAPPPKTAGEPTDPPTTPAGAPEDDDQPPADENDGHKNDAGGTAAPWSVGAVLVAAMPAVVFLLW